The following coding sequences are from one Oryzisolibacter sp. LB2S window:
- a CDS encoding TetR/AcrR family transcriptional regulator: MSDENSVPVRRTYRHGDLRRALLDAAVAQAREGGPAAIVLREATRRAGVVPNAAYRHFQNHQMLLEAVRAVALSELARAIEVEIDASRRLPDPCRRARAAFCGVGLGYLRFARREPGLFRTAFAARPFTVHERAPDDRAARGDSGMDPFELLCHTLDGMVAAGLLPPERRPGAEFMAWSAVHGMALLVLDGPLRGLGEDQYQALAERLVAMVEQGLLAEGRPGQGRAPSDPAQRA, translated from the coding sequence ATGTCGGACGAGAACTCGGTTCCCGTGCGCCGCACCTATCGGCATGGCGACCTGCGGCGCGCCTTGCTGGACGCTGCCGTGGCGCAGGCGCGCGAGGGCGGGCCCGCGGCCATCGTGCTGCGCGAGGCCACGCGCCGCGCCGGCGTGGTGCCGAATGCGGCCTACCGGCATTTTCAGAACCACCAGATGCTGCTGGAGGCGGTGCGCGCCGTTGCGCTGTCGGAGCTGGCGCGCGCCATTGAGGTCGAGATCGACGCCAGCCGGCGGCTGCCCGACCCTTGCCGGCGCGCGCGCGCGGCGTTCTGCGGCGTGGGTCTGGGCTATCTGCGCTTTGCGCGGCGGGAGCCGGGCCTGTTTCGCACCGCGTTCGCGGCGCGCCCGTTCACCGTGCACGAACGCGCCCCCGATGACCGCGCGGCGCGAGGGGACAGCGGCATGGACCCGTTCGAGCTGCTGTGCCACACCCTCGACGGTATGGTCGCTGCCGGATTGCTGCCGCCCGAGCGGCGCCCGGGCGCCGAGTTCATGGCATGGTCGGCCGTGCATGGCATGGCCCTGCTGGTGCTCGACGGCCCGCTGCGCGGCCTGGGCGAGGACCAGTACCAGGCGCTGGCCGAGCGGCTGGTCGCCATGGTCGAGCAGGGGCTGCTGGCCGAGGGGCGCCCGGGCCAGGGCAGGGCGCCGTCAGACCCAGCCCAGCGCGCCTAG
- a CDS encoding chromate transporter translates to MAPVLTMQPLDWLNLFFYFLSVSLLAVGGALATAPDMHRFLVQQQGWLSDAQFSASIVLAQSAPGPNVLFIALLGWNLGLNTGNGSYLAWPAGALGAALCMLGIMLPSSLLTWAATRWAHRNRERRGVRAFRQGMAPIVIGLILATAWVLAGAQGEAARDWPLWLLSAITTLLVWRTRIHLLWLLGAGALLGALGWV, encoded by the coding sequence ATGGCCCCGGTGCTGACGATGCAGCCCCTGGACTGGCTGAATCTGTTCTTCTACTTTCTGTCGGTGTCGCTGCTGGCCGTGGGCGGGGCGCTCGCCACGGCGCCGGACATGCACCGCTTTCTCGTGCAGCAGCAGGGCTGGCTGAGCGACGCGCAGTTCAGCGCCTCCATCGTGCTGGCCCAGTCCGCGCCCGGGCCCAATGTGCTGTTCATCGCGCTGCTGGGCTGGAACCTGGGGCTGAACACCGGCAACGGCAGCTACCTGGCCTGGCCCGCGGGGGCACTGGGCGCGGCCCTGTGCATGCTGGGCATCATGCTGCCCAGCAGCCTGCTGACCTGGGCCGCCACGCGCTGGGCGCACCGCAACCGCGAGCGGCGCGGCGTGCGCGCCTTCCGCCAGGGTATGGCGCCCATCGTCATCGGCCTGATCCTGGCCACGGCCTGGGTGCTGGCAGGCGCCCAGGGCGAGGCGGCGCGCGACTGGCCGCTGTGGCTGCTCTCGGCCATCACCACGCTGCTGGTGTGGCGCACGCGCATACACCTGCTGTGGCTGCTCGGCGCGGGCGCGCTGCTAGGCGCGCTGGGCTGGGTCTGA
- a CDS encoding IS481 family transposase — protein MNIHKNASLTPKGRAHLMQEIDRIGLMPAAAAAGISTHTARKWLRRYAAEGAAGLIDRSSRPRRSPRRSLASKLERAVALRRIQRLTYERIAERVGLSRSTVARACKAAGVTHLPALQQAVPVRRYERAAPGELLHLDTKKLARFDRPGHRVTGDRTQNTPHAGWQALHVAIDDHSRVGFSLVLADETAKSACTFVLAALRYYKSLGVKIEQVMTDNGSAYNSRRFAKLLRRLGIRHIRTRPYTPRTNGKAERFIQTLLREWAYAFVYPSSELRARELAPWMYHYNFNRPHSATSGKPPITRLGFDGNNVVRNYT, from the coding sequence ATGAACATCCACAAGAATGCCTCATTGACGCCCAAAGGGCGAGCACACTTGATGCAAGAGATCGATCGCATTGGCCTGATGCCGGCGGCCGCGGCCGCCGGCATCAGCACGCACACGGCCCGCAAGTGGCTACGTCGCTACGCGGCCGAGGGCGCTGCCGGTCTGATCGATCGTAGCTCGCGGCCCCGGCGCAGCCCCCGACGCAGCCTGGCGAGCAAGCTCGAGCGTGCCGTGGCGCTGCGACGAATCCAGCGATTGACCTATGAGCGCATTGCCGAGCGCGTGGGCTTGTCGCGCAGCACGGTGGCGCGTGCCTGCAAGGCTGCCGGCGTTACCCATCTGCCTGCCCTGCAGCAGGCGGTGCCTGTGCGGCGCTACGAGCGCGCAGCGCCTGGTGAGCTGCTGCATCTGGACACCAAGAAACTCGCTCGTTTCGACAGACCGGGGCACCGCGTCACGGGTGACCGCACCCAGAACACGCCACATGCGGGCTGGCAAGCGCTGCATGTGGCCATCGACGATCACTCGCGTGTGGGCTTCAGCCTGGTGCTGGCCGATGAGACGGCCAAGAGTGCGTGCACCTTCGTGCTGGCGGCGCTGCGCTACTACAAGAGCCTGGGCGTGAAGATCGAGCAGGTGATGACGGACAACGGCTCGGCCTACAACTCGCGCCGCTTTGCCAAACTGCTGCGCCGCCTGGGCATCCGGCATATCCGCACCCGCCCGTACACGCCACGCACCAACGGCAAGGCTGAGCGCTTCATCCAGACTCTGCTGCGCGAATGGGCCTATGCGTTCGTCTATCCCAGCTCAGAGCTGCGCGCCCGTGAGTTGGCTCCTTGGATGTACCACTACAACTTCAACCGGCCACACTCTGCTACTTCCGGCAAACCGCCCATCACACGCCTCGGCTTCGATGGAAACAACGTGGTGAGAAACTACACCTAG
- a CDS encoding DUF2189 domain-containing protein: MSDTSAPASARPATAPLVLNPLGWRDPFLWLARGVQDLRAAPGIALFYGLCFWAMALLLGWVFRAQPEYTMSLASGCLLVGPFLAMGLYETSRRREAGLPPELGQSITCWDSHMGSMGMLVLVLIVLELLWGRASLVVFAVFFNTGMPSTTGVIQAVFNPQNWQFVLVYALVGGVFAVLVFCTTVVSIPMILDRDTDALTAGITSIRVVLENPGVMLLWGALITLLVALSLWAWGAGLIVVGPLLGHASWHAYRAAVARPAPAPQAEGA, translated from the coding sequence ATGTCCGACACCTCCGCTCCCGCATCCGCCCGGCCCGCCACCGCACCCCTGGTGCTCAACCCCCTGGGCTGGCGCGATCCTTTCCTCTGGCTTGCACGCGGCGTGCAGGACCTGCGCGCCGCCCCCGGCATTGCCTTGTTCTACGGCCTGTGCTTCTGGGCCATGGCGCTGCTGCTGGGCTGGGTGTTCAGGGCGCAGCCCGAATACACCATGTCGCTGGCCAGCGGCTGCCTGCTCGTGGGGCCGTTTCTGGCCATGGGCCTGTACGAAACCAGCCGCCGGCGCGAGGCGGGCCTGCCGCCCGAGCTCGGCCAGTCCATCACCTGCTGGGACAGTCACATGGGCAGCATGGGCATGCTGGTGCTGGTGCTCATCGTGTTGGAGCTGCTCTGGGGCCGGGCCTCGCTGGTCGTGTTTGCGGTGTTCTTCAACACCGGCATGCCCTCGACCACGGGCGTCATACAGGCCGTGTTCAACCCGCAGAACTGGCAGTTCGTGCTCGTCTACGCGTTGGTCGGTGGGGTGTTTGCCGTGTTGGTGTTCTGCACCACGGTGGTGTCCATCCCCATGATTCTTGACCGCGACACCGATGCGCTGACGGCCGGCATCACCAGCATCCGCGTGGTGCTGGAGAACCCCGGCGTCATGCTGCTGTGGGGGGCGCTGATCACGCTGCTCGTGGCCCTGTCGCTGTGGGCCTGGGGGGCGGGCCTGATCGTCGTCGGGCCGCTGCTGGGCCATGCCAGTTGGCATGCCTATCGCGCGGCCGTGGCGCGGCCCGCACCGGCGCCGCAGGCCGAGGGCGCCTGA
- a CDS encoding ABC transporter ATP-binding protein, translating to MSETLAAALDQTPASALPEPIIAVQHVCKSVTDSTGTLEILRDIDFTLAPRETVAIVGASGSGKSTLLSIIAGLDTPTRGTVRLAGQDLFALDEDERAALRARRLGFVFQSFQLLGNLTALENVMLPLELAGSRDARRRAADMLERVGLGQRLGHYPKLLSGGEQQRVALARAFVVEPAVLLADEPTGSLDFATGETIMELMFALNREQGTTLVLVTHDRAIAARCDRRITIEAGRIK from the coding sequence ATGTCCGAAACCCTTGCCGCCGCCCTTGACCAGACGCCGGCGTCTGCGCTGCCCGAGCCCATCATTGCCGTGCAGCATGTGTGCAAATCCGTCACCGACTCCACGGGCACGCTGGAGATTCTGCGCGACATCGACTTCACGCTCGCGCCCCGGGAGACGGTGGCCATTGTCGGCGCCTCCGGCTCGGGCAAGAGCACGCTGCTGTCCATCATTGCCGGGCTGGACACGCCCACGCGCGGCACTGTGCGCCTGGCCGGACAGGACCTGTTTGCGCTCGATGAGGACGAGCGCGCGGCGCTGCGTGCGCGCAGGCTCGGCTTTGTGTTTCAGAGCTTTCAGCTGCTGGGCAACCTCACGGCGCTGGAGAACGTCATGCTGCCGCTGGAGCTCGCGGGCAGCCGCGACGCGCGCCGGCGCGCGGCCGACATGCTCGAGCGCGTGGGCCTCGGCCAGCGGCTCGGGCATTACCCCAAGCTGCTCTCGGGCGGCGAGCAGCAGCGCGTGGCGCTGGCCCGAGCCTTCGTCGTCGAGCCCGCCGTGCTGCTGGCCGACGAGCCCACGGGCAGCCTGGACTTTGCCACCGGCGAGACCATCATGGAGCTGATGTTTGCCTTGAACCGCGAGCAGGGCACGACCCTGGTGCTGGTGACGCACGACCGCGCCATCGCCGCGCGCTGCGACCGGCGCATCACCATCGAGGCGGGGAGAATCAAGTAA
- a CDS encoding arylesterase has product MARRDFIVAGAASLVLGAARAQAGSGRPARRPAVILIVGDSLSAEYGLARGSGWVRLLEQRLTQEKIDATVVNASVSGDTTAGGRARLAALLKAHQPTTVVIELGGNDALRGLPLANTQDNLSAMTAQAQAAGARVLLVGMQVPPNYGADYGRRFAGLFETVARERKAALVPFLLQGVADAPNPTALFQPDRIHPNAQAQPRMLDNVWPELRKLLK; this is encoded by the coding sequence ATGGCAAGGCGTGACTTTATCGTGGCAGGCGCGGCCTCCCTCGTTCTGGGCGCGGCGCGGGCACAGGCCGGCAGCGGGCGACCCGCCCGGCGGCCGGCCGTGATCCTGATCGTGGGCGACTCGCTCAGTGCCGAATATGGCCTGGCGCGCGGCAGCGGCTGGGTCAGGTTGCTGGAGCAGCGCCTCACACAGGAGAAGATCGACGCCACGGTGGTCAACGCCAGCGTCAGCGGCGACACCACGGCCGGTGGCCGAGCCAGGCTGGCGGCGCTGCTCAAGGCGCATCAGCCTACCACGGTGGTGATCGAGCTCGGCGGCAACGACGCGCTGCGCGGCCTGCCCCTGGCCAACACCCAGGACAACCTGAGCGCCATGACCGCCCAGGCCCAGGCCGCAGGAGCGCGCGTGCTGCTTGTGGGCATGCAGGTGCCGCCCAACTATGGCGCGGACTATGGACGGCGCTTTGCCGGCCTGTTCGAGACGGTGGCCAGGGAGCGCAAGGCCGCCCTGGTGCCGTTTCTGCTCCAGGGCGTGGCCGACGCGCCCAACCCCACGGCGCTGTTCCAGCCCGACCGCATCCACCCCAACGCCCAGGCCCAGCCGCGCATGCTGGACAACGTCTGGCCCGAGCTGCGCAAGCTGCTCAAGTAG
- a CDS encoding VOC family protein, which yields MKPNPVVWFEIYVQDMARAQRFYETVFQCTLTPLATPDGLDGGMQMLSFPADMGAMGATGTLVRMDGMPSGGGGTLVYFACADCAVEQGRVAAAGGQVLRPKFSIAPHGHIALVADSEGNCIGLHSMD from the coding sequence ATGAAACCCAACCCGGTCGTCTGGTTCGAGATCTATGTCCAGGACATGGCGCGCGCGCAGCGCTTCTACGAGACGGTGTTCCAGTGCACGCTCACGCCACTGGCCACGCCAGATGGGCTGGACGGCGGCATGCAGATGCTGAGCTTTCCCGCCGACATGGGCGCCATGGGCGCCACCGGCACCCTGGTGCGCATGGATGGCATGCCCTCGGGCGGGGGCGGCACCCTGGTCTATTTCGCCTGTGCCGATTGCGCCGTGGAGCAAGGCCGCGTCGCGGCGGCCGGCGGTCAGGTGCTCAGGCCCAAGTTTTCCATCGCGCCACACGGCCACATCGCCCTCGTCGCGGACAGCGAGGGCAACTGCATTGGCCTGCACTCGATGGATTGA
- the sstT gene encoding serine/threonine transporter SstT: MLFSPLLRWLQRTSLVAQIMIGLVAGVALAVLLPSATPSVAFLGNLFIAALKAIAPVLVFVLVMAAISNHRPGETTHMRPVLMLYAVGTLAAATVGVTASMLFPSTLVLQTQAQGTTPPGAVSEVLLNVVQSITANPVKSLLEANYIGILAWAIALGIALRHASDGTRTALQDGAQAVTQVIQWVIRCAPLGIMGLVAATFAEAGTQALWGYARLLTVLLGCMLFVALVVNPLIVFLVLRRNPYPLVFTCLRESGVTAFFTRSSAANIPINLALCKRLNLNEETYSIAIPLGATINMAGAAITISVLSLAAAHTLGVHVDMPTALLLCVVASVCACGASGVAGGSLLLIPLACSLFGIGNDVAMQVVGVGFIIGVLQDSTETALNSSTDVLFTATACLAKEQS, from the coding sequence ATGTTGTTCTCTCCCTTGCTGCGCTGGCTCCAGCGCACCAGTCTTGTCGCCCAGATCATGATCGGCCTGGTGGCCGGCGTCGCACTGGCTGTGCTGTTGCCTTCGGCCACGCCGTCCGTGGCCTTTCTGGGCAATCTGTTCATCGCGGCGCTCAAGGCCATTGCGCCGGTGCTGGTGTTCGTGCTGGTCATGGCCGCCATCAGCAACCACCGCCCCGGAGAGACCACCCATATGCGCCCCGTGCTCATGCTCTACGCCGTGGGCACGCTGGCCGCGGCCACGGTGGGGGTGACGGCGAGCATGCTGTTTCCCTCCACGCTGGTGCTGCAGACCCAGGCCCAGGGCACGACCCCCCCCGGCGCGGTGTCCGAGGTGCTGCTCAACGTGGTGCAAAGCATCACGGCCAACCCGGTGAAGTCGCTGCTGGAGGCCAACTACATCGGCATTCTGGCCTGGGCCATTGCGCTGGGCATCGCGCTGCGCCACGCCAGCGACGGCACGCGCACGGCGCTGCAGGACGGCGCCCAGGCCGTCACGCAGGTCATCCAGTGGGTGATCCGCTGCGCGCCGCTGGGCATCATGGGCCTGGTCGCCGCCACCTTTGCCGAGGCCGGCACCCAGGCGCTCTGGGGCTATGCCCGGCTGCTGACCGTGCTGCTGGGCTGCATGCTCTTCGTGGCGCTGGTGGTCAACCCGCTGATCGTCTTTCTCGTCCTCCGCCGCAACCCCTATCCGCTGGTCTTCACCTGCCTGCGCGAGAGCGGCGTGACGGCCTTCTTCACGCGCAGCTCGGCCGCCAACATCCCGATCAATCTGGCGCTGTGCAAACGACTGAACCTCAATGAGGAGACGTACAGCATCGCCATTCCACTGGGCGCGACCATCAACATGGCGGGCGCGGCCATCACCATCAGCGTGCTGTCGCTGGCGGCCGCGCATACGCTGGGCGTCCACGTGGACATGCCGACGGCGCTGCTGCTGTGCGTGGTGGCCTCGGTCTGCGCCTGCGGCGCCTCGGGCGTGGCCGGTGGCTCGCTGCTGCTGATTCCGCTGGCCTGCAGCCTGTTCGGCATAGGCAACGACGTGGCCATGCAGGTGGTCGGCGTGGGCTTCATCATCGGTGTGCTGCAGGACTCGACCGAGACCGCGCTGAACTCCTCCACCGACGTGCTGTTCACCGCCACGGCCTGCCTGGCCAAGGAACAGTCATAA
- a CDS encoding PLP-dependent transferase — MTDTVPADLATRLIHHAYTPPAGFEAPQPAVHKASTVIFPNVAAVRAREWKDKTSYTYGLHGTPTTYQLEERLATLEGGVQCLLAPSGLAAIATVSLSLLRQGDEVLIPDNAYGPNLALAEVELRHYGIRHQVYDPLDPADLAARISDATRLVWLEAPGSVTLEFPDLAEQLRICRARGVTTVLDNTWGAGLAFAPFDLLGDGSLGVDISVHALTKYPSGGGDVLMGSIITRDEALHLRLKLTHMRLGLGVGANDVEAVLRSLPSLALRYRAHDAAARELASWMGTQAPVAQVLHPALAGSPGHAHWRALCGQAGGPQGAAAGLFSVVIDARHGQDEVDAFCDALRLFRLGYSWGGPMSLVMPYDLPSMRQRATPQLRPGTVVRFAVGLEAVEDLRQDLAQAMAQAFSR, encoded by the coding sequence ATGACTGATACCGTCCCCGCCGATCTGGCCACCCGACTGATACACCACGCATACACGCCGCCTGCGGGCTTCGAGGCGCCGCAGCCGGCCGTGCACAAGGCGTCCACCGTCATCTTCCCCAACGTGGCTGCCGTGCGCGCGCGTGAGTGGAAGGACAAGACCAGCTACACCTACGGCCTGCATGGCACGCCCACCACCTATCAGCTCGAGGAGCGCCTGGCCACGCTGGAAGGGGGCGTGCAATGCCTGCTCGCGCCCAGCGGCCTGGCGGCGATCGCCACCGTGTCACTGTCGCTGCTGCGCCAGGGCGACGAGGTGCTGATTCCCGACAACGCCTACGGCCCCAATCTGGCCCTGGCCGAGGTGGAGCTGCGCCACTACGGCATACGCCACCAGGTCTATGACCCGCTGGACCCGGCCGACCTGGCCGCGCGCATCAGCGACGCCACGCGGCTCGTGTGGCTGGAGGCACCGGGCTCGGTGACGCTGGAGTTCCCCGACCTTGCCGAGCAGCTGCGCATCTGCCGCGCACGCGGCGTGACCACGGTGCTGGACAACACCTGGGGCGCGGGCCTGGCCTTTGCGCCGTTCGACCTGCTCGGCGATGGCAGCCTGGGCGTGGACATCAGCGTGCATGCGCTGACCAAGTACCCGAGCGGCGGCGGCGACGTGCTCATGGGCAGCATCATCACGCGCGACGAGGCACTGCACCTCAGGCTCAAGCTCACCCACATGCGCCTGGGCCTGGGCGTGGGCGCCAACGATGTCGAGGCGGTGCTGCGCTCCCTGCCCAGCCTGGCGCTGCGCTACCGGGCGCACGATGCGGCCGCGCGCGAGCTCGCTAGCTGGATGGGCACGCAGGCGCCCGTGGCCCAGGTGCTGCATCCGGCACTGGCAGGCAGCCCGGGCCATGCGCACTGGCGCGCGCTGTGCGGCCAGGCCGGCGGCCCGCAGGGGGCGGCGGCGGGCCTGTTCAGCGTGGTCATCGACGCGCGTCACGGCCAGGACGAGGTCGATGCGTTCTGCGACGCCCTGCGCCTGTTTCGCCTGGGCTACAGCTGGGGCGGCCCCATGAGCCTGGTCATGCCCTACGACCTGCCGAGCATGCGCCAGCGCGCCACGCCTCAGCTACGGCCCGGCACGGTGGTGCGTTTTGCCGTGGGGCTGGAGGCCGTCGAGGACCTGCGCCAGGACCTGGCCCAGGCCATGGCGCAGGCCTTTTCGCGCTAA
- a CDS encoding DUF1428 domain-containing protein, whose amino-acid sequence MQSDSYVEGFLLAVPNANKEAYRQLALETAALFKAHGATEVVECWGDDVPEGKLTSMPMAVQRQEDETVVFSWIIWPSRQARDAGMKAFMDDPRCPKEMPFDGKRLIYGGFRVLVAA is encoded by the coding sequence ATGCAATCCGACAGTTACGTCGAGGGATTTCTGCTCGCGGTGCCCAACGCCAACAAGGAGGCATACCGCCAACTTGCCCTGGAGACCGCAGCGCTCTTCAAGGCGCATGGCGCCACCGAGGTCGTCGAGTGCTGGGGCGACGATGTGCCCGAGGGCAAGCTCACCTCCATGCCCATGGCCGTGCAGCGCCAGGAGGACGAGACCGTGGTGTTCTCCTGGATCATCTGGCCCTCGCGGCAGGCGCGTGACGCCGGCATGAAGGCCTTCATGGACGACCCGCGCTGCCCCAAGGAGATGCCGTTTGACGGCAAGCGCCTGATCTATGGCGGCTTTCGCGTGCTCGTGGCAGCGTAG
- a CDS encoding VOC family protein: MQLTPYLNFDGNCAEAFAFYAQVFGGTIVHQSSFGEAPADAGMPPLPETARSRIMHVHLQFNGQSLMGSDALPVAPGQDPASCGGYERPQGLWVSIQAADVAEGRRLFDALSQGGQIAMPFAATFWSPGFGMARDRFGTPWMVNVQPQA, translated from the coding sequence ATGCAGCTCACCCCCTACCTCAACTTTGACGGCAACTGCGCCGAGGCCTTTGCCTTCTACGCCCAGGTGTTTGGCGGCACCATCGTGCACCAGAGCAGCTTTGGCGAGGCACCCGCCGACGCGGGCATGCCACCGCTGCCCGAAACGGCCAGAAGCCGCATCATGCATGTGCACCTTCAGTTCAACGGGCAGTCGCTCATGGGCTCGGACGCCCTTCCCGTCGCGCCCGGCCAGGACCCAGCGAGCTGCGGCGGCTACGAGCGACCCCAGGGCCTGTGGGTGTCGATCCAGGCGGCCGACGTGGCCGAGGGACGGCGCCTGTTCGACGCCCTGAGCCAGGGCGGGCAGATCGCGATGCCGTTTGCCGCCACCTTCTGGTCTCCCGGCTTTGGCATGGCGCGCGACCGTTTCGGCACGCCGTGGATGGTGAACGTGCAGCCCCAGGCCTGA
- a CDS encoding SRPBCC family protein, whose product MSERTVHLHRVLRCAPHKLYRAFLEADALTKWLPPHGFTCRVQHLEARAGGSFHMAFHNFGTGHGHSFGGEYLELVPDALIRYTDRFDDPQLPGTLEVTVRLTPVLCGTELHITQAGIPQAIPLEMCYLGWQESLTQLAALVEPEIRG is encoded by the coding sequence ATGTCCGAGCGCACCGTCCATCTGCACCGCGTGCTGCGCTGCGCGCCGCACAAGCTCTACCGCGCCTTTCTCGAGGCCGACGCCCTGACCAAGTGGCTGCCGCCCCATGGCTTCACCTGCCGGGTGCAGCATCTGGAGGCGCGCGCCGGCGGCAGCTTTCACATGGCGTTTCACAACTTCGGCACGGGCCACGGTCACAGTTTTGGCGGCGAGTACCTGGAGCTCGTGCCGGACGCGCTGATCCGCTACACCGACCGGTTTGACGACCCTCAGCTGCCTGGCACGCTGGAGGTCACCGTGCGCCTCACGCCGGTGCTGTGCGGCACCGAGCTGCATATCACCCAGGCCGGCATACCGCAGGCCATACCGCTGGAGATGTGCTATCTGGGCTGGCAGGAGTCGCTCACCCAGCTCGCCGCGCTCGTGGAGCCCGAGATTCGCGGCTGA
- a CDS encoding GFA family protein: MKYQASCHCGNVAVEFEGEIQEVVSCNCSICSRKGSLLWFLPLEALTRLTPDDAAATYQFHKHQIRHRFCPTCGIHPYAEGIDPKGRTVAAINVRCVQGLDIDGLTVRHFDGRAL, translated from the coding sequence ATGAAGTACCAGGCCAGTTGCCACTGCGGAAACGTGGCGGTGGAGTTCGAAGGTGAGATCCAGGAAGTGGTGTCGTGCAACTGCTCGATTTGCAGCCGCAAGGGCTCGCTGTTGTGGTTTCTGCCGCTGGAGGCGCTCACCCGCCTGACGCCGGACGACGCGGCGGCGACCTACCAGTTCCACAAGCACCAGATACGCCATCGCTTCTGTCCGACCTGCGGCATTCACCCCTATGCCGAGGGTATCGATCCCAAGGGCAGAACGGTGGCGGCCATCAACGTGCGCTGCGTTCAGGGCCTGGACATCGACGGCCTCACCGTCAGGCACTTTGACGGGCGCGCGCTGTGA
- a CDS encoding VOC family protein has protein sequence MAGAARNTICLWYDGEAEQAARFYAQTFPDSSVGAILRAPADYPSGRRGDVLTVEFTVLGIPCVGLNGGPAFRHCEAFSFQVSTADQQETDRYWNAIVGNGGSESECGWCRDRWGISWQITPRILLEGVADPDPAVAGRVFAAMMQMRKIDIAAIEAARRG, from the coding sequence ATGGCCGGCGCCGCAAGAAACACCATCTGCCTGTGGTACGACGGCGAGGCCGAGCAGGCCGCGCGGTTCTACGCCCAGACCTTCCCCGACTCGTCCGTGGGCGCCATCCTGCGCGCGCCCGCCGACTATCCATCGGGCCGGCGGGGCGACGTGCTCACGGTGGAGTTCACCGTGCTCGGCATCCCCTGCGTCGGCCTCAATGGCGGGCCGGCATTCAGGCATTGCGAGGCGTTCTCGTTCCAGGTCAGCACCGCCGACCAGCAGGAGACCGACCGCTACTGGAACGCCATCGTCGGAAATGGTGGCAGCGAGAGCGAATGCGGCTGGTGCAGGGACCGCTGGGGCATCAGTTGGCAGATCACGCCGCGCATCCTGCTCGAAGGCGTGGCCGACCCGGACCCGGCCGTGGCCGGCCGCGTCTTCGCGGCCATGATGCAGATGCGCAAGATCGACATCGCCGCCATCGAAGCGGCGCGCCGCGGTTAG
- the rlmB gene encoding 23S rRNA (guanosine(2251)-2'-O)-methyltransferase RlmB, giving the protein MSSPKVLFGFHAVGVRLKTAPQSIIEVYYEATRRDARMRQFLARAKEAGVRLIEADGLRLAKLAGSHGHQGVAARVEAVAQMQSLDELLDRLEEGGVANPLLLVLDGVTDPHNLGACLRCADGAGAHAVIAPKDHAVGVNATVAKVASGAAETVPYFMVTNLARTLNELKERGIWVVGTSGDADKTLYQVDLKGPVALVLGAEGPGMRQLTRKTCDELVRIPMQGAVESLNVSVASALCLYEALRQRG; this is encoded by the coding sequence ATGTCCTCCCCCAAAGTCCTGTTCGGCTTTCATGCCGTGGGCGTGCGTCTGAAGACGGCGCCGCAATCCATCATCGAGGTGTATTACGAGGCCACGCGCCGCGACGCGCGCATGCGCCAGTTCCTCGCGCGCGCCAAGGAGGCGGGCGTGCGCCTGATCGAGGCCGACGGCCTGCGCCTGGCCAAGCTGGCCGGCAGCCATGGCCACCAGGGCGTGGCCGCGCGCGTGGAGGCCGTCGCGCAGATGCAGTCGCTCGACGAGCTGCTCGACCGGCTGGAGGAGGGCGGCGTGGCGAACCCGCTGCTCTTGGTGCTCGACGGCGTGACCGACCCGCACAACCTGGGCGCCTGCCTGCGCTGTGCGGACGGCGCCGGCGCCCACGCCGTGATCGCGCCCAAGGACCATGCGGTGGGCGTCAACGCCACCGTGGCCAAGGTGGCCAGCGGCGCGGCCGAGACCGTGCCCTACTTCATGGTCACGAACCTGGCGCGCACCCTGAACGAGCTCAAGGAGCGGGGCATCTGGGTCGTGGGCACCAGCGGCGACGCCGACAAGACGCTCTACCAGGTGGACTTGAAGGGCCCCGTGGCCCTGGTGCTGGGCGCCGAGGGCCCGGGCATGCGCCAGCTCACGCGCAAGACCTGCGATGAGCTGGTGCGCATTCCCATGCAGGGCGCGGTCGAGAGCCTGAACGTCTCGGTGGCCAGCGCCCTCTGCCTGTACGAGGCGCTGCGCCAGCGCGGCTGA